One genomic segment of Capricornis sumatraensis isolate serow.1 chromosome X, serow.2, whole genome shotgun sequence includes these proteins:
- the TCEAL9 gene encoding transcription elongation factor A protein-like 9: MKPCQKTEEKPENENGPKLEEVPKPEEKQEEEEKTEGTFRERLIQSLQEFKEDIHNRHLSKEDMFRNVNEIDAIRRVRNKLIVMRWKVNRNHPYPYVM, encoded by the coding sequence ATGAAACCCTgtcaaaaaactgaagaaaaaccaGAAAATGAGAATGGACCAAAACTTGAAGAAGTACCAAAGCCTGAGGAAaagcaagaggaggaggaaaaaacagaAGGAACTTTTAGAGAAAGACTGATTCAGTCTCTCCAGGAATTTAAAGAAGATATACACAACAGGCATTTAAGCAAGGAAGATATGTTTAGAAATGTGAATGAAATTGATGCGATAAGGAGAGtcagaaacaaacttatagtGATGCGTTGGAAGGTTAATCGAAACCATCCTTACCCCTATGTAATGTAG